The following nucleotide sequence is from Halobacillus mangrovi.
TATTTTTTAATCACTGGTTCCAAAAACGTTTTAATGAGGAGCCTAGTCCTATGGAAGTAGAGATTTTCAACTATCAGGAGGACATGGATCATTATGTAGCAATTAAAGAAAACAAGGTGGAAAAAACGGATGTGGATAGTTGAGGCACTTATCGGTTTAGCTTCGGGAATTGCAGTGGGGACAGGTTTTGTGGCATTTTTAACAGTTCTGGGAATTGTTCCGAGACTTATGCAATTAAGCCATTCAGAGTCGAAACTGAGACATTATGAGGCTGCCGTCATCTTTGGTGTTCTCTTTGGCATCTATTTATCTTTTGGTGACATACCTATTCAAGTGACCTATTTCGGATTAATTATCTGGGGGCTGTTGCATGGCATATTTATTGGGATGCTTGCTGCGGCGCTGACAGAAGTATTGAATGTCTTTCCTCTACTTTTTAAGAGGATTGGAGTAGATGGTTTCTTATTTACTCTTCTGATGGCACTCGTACTTGGTAAAATTGCCGGCTCACTGTTTCAATGGGTGATTTTTACACGATAACTCATAAAAGTGAGAGTTGATAT
It contains:
- a CDS encoding stage V sporulation protein AB, with amino-acid sequence MWIVEALIGLASGIAVGTGFVAFLTVLGIVPRLMQLSHSESKLRHYEAAVIFGVLFGIYLSFGDIPIQVTYFGLIIWGLLHGIFIGMLAAALTEVLNVFPLLFKRIGVDGFLFTLLMALVLGKIAGSLFQWVIFTR